GTTTCAATTTCTGTCTTTGTGACAAGGTCCAGGTTTTCCAGGGCCTTCCTCACGGTATCGAGGATCTTTGTCTGGAGTTCTTCCCATTGCCGTTGGCCGCTTCCGACCAGCTCATTGGCAAGTCTTTCAGCCTCCTCGGTGGAAATTTTGCCGTCATCTACCCACTTCCTGGTGACTGATTCAATCTTTTCCTTGGTCACCACTGCCGCCCCAAGGCTTGCAAGGAGACCCTTTCGAACGAATTCCAGCATCGTATTCCTCCCTTGAATGGTTAATCTGCTTAAAATTGGGAAAATTTTTTTAAATCTTTATCACTATATAATCTCTTTGATCCAGGA
This DNA window, taken from Deltaproteobacteria bacterium, encodes the following:
- a CDS encoding phasin family protein encodes the protein MLEFVRKGLLASLGAAVVTKEKIESVTRKWVDDGKISTEEAERLANELVGSGQRQWEELQTKILDTVRKALENLDLVTKTEIETLSRRIDTLEKRLAELEEKEPSSLGD